In Oryza sativa Japonica Group chromosome 11, ASM3414082v1, the following are encoded in one genomic region:
- the LOC4351128 gene encoding uncharacterized protein: protein MALVIADEIKAKAEVYYDDEICQQCTRLLLKEAGLPNGLLPLKDIMECGYVEETGFVWLKQKKRIDHVFQSLGRLVSYGTEITAFAEKGRIKKVKGIKTRELMVWVPVEEIALDEQKTGKLICKSIAGITKTFPASAFQIPEKEEKITCAIPKPVVLMERAHQVIKNN from the coding sequence ATGGCTCTTGTTATTGCTGATGAAATCAAGGCCAAGGCGGAGGTCTACTATGATGATGAGATCTGTCAACAATGCACAAGGCTCTTGCTCAAGGAAGCAGGCCTCCCAAATGGCCTTCTTCCCTTGAAGGACATAATGGAGTGTGGCTATGTTGAGGAAACTGGATTTGTGTGGCTCAAGCAAAAGAAGAGGATAGACCATGTCTTCCAAAGCTTAGGAAGGTTGGTATCTTATGGCACTGAGATCACTGCTTTTGCAGAGAAGGGGAGGATCAAGAAAGTCAAAGGGATCAAGACTAGGGAGCTCATGGTGTGGGTACCAGTAGAGGAGATTGCCCTTGATGAACAAAAGACTGGGAAACTCATCTGCAAGAGCATTGCTGGGATTACGAAAACCTTCCCTGCATCAGCTTTCCAGATACCAgagaaggaggagaagattaCCTGTGCCATACCAAAACCAGTGGTACTAATGGAGAGAGCTCATCAAGTTATCAAGAACAATTGA
- the LOC4351127 gene encoding beta-glucosidase-like SFR2, chloroplastic isoform X1 — protein sequence MPLPAFVAAAARLAVLVAAAATAANAASYARYRRRHLRRIPSPIDESADPLADFRAFPSSDADDSEEDNFFFGLATAPAHVEDRLEDAWLQFATETSCDDNGNVRDQRPVDALMASAAGDGGSQQSWRSTGGENIGDREQRKPLRVAMEAMLRGFEILAESGESAGGDNCSHNVAAWHNVPCPQERLRFWSDPDAELKLAKETGISVFRMGVDWARLMPEEPTEELKSSVNFAALERYRWIIQRVREYGMKVMLTLFHHSLPPWAGKYGGWKMEKTVTYFMDFVRLVVDRVSNLVDYWVIFNEPHVFVMLTYCAGAWPGGDPNAIEVATSTLPTGVYNQALHWMAIAHSEAYDYIHSKSKNERKPIVGVAHHVSFTRPYGLFDVAAVALANSLTLFPYVDSICDKLDFIGINYYGQEVISGPGLKLVDNDEYSESGRGVYPDGLFRILIQFNERYKRLNIPFVITENGVSDETDLIRKPYILEHLLATYAAIIMGVRVLGYLFWTTSDNWEWADGYGPKFGLVAVDRANNLARKPRPSYFLFSRVVTTGKITRQDRMSAWRELQQAAVQKKTRPFFRAVDKHGRMYAGGLDRPIQRPFILRDWRFGHYKMEGLQDPLSCFIRCIFAPFSRQKKIHYIEDDVISYSIN from the exons ATGCCACTACCGGcgttcgtggcggcggcggcgaggctcgcCGTCctcgtggccgcggcggcgacggcggccaatGCCGCCTCCTACGCGCGGTACCggcggcgccacctccgccgcatcCCCAGCCCCATCGACGAGTCCGCCGATCCCCTCGCCGACTTCCGCGCCTTTCCCTCCTCCGACGCTGACGACTCAG AGGAGGATAATTTCTTCTTTGGGCTAGCAACAGCGCCTGCGCATGTTGAGGACAGGCTAGAAGATGCTTGGCTCCAGTTTGCAACTGAAACTTCCTGCGATGACAATGGAAACGTGCGCGACCAGAGGCCAGTAGATGCACTGATGGCATCTGCTGCTGGTGATGGAGGCTCCCAGCAATCTTGGAGGTCAACAGGTGGGGAAAATATTGGTGATAGAGAGCAGAGGAAACCACTTAGGGTAGCCATGGAGGCTATGCTCAGGGGGTTTGAAATTCTTGCTGAGAGTGGAGAATCTGCTGGCGGCGATAACTGCAGCCACAATGTTGCTGCTTGGCATAATGTTCCATGCCC gcaaGAAAGGCTTAGATTTTGGTCTGATCCTGATGCTGAGTTGAAACTTGCTAAGGAGACCGGCATCAGCGTTTTCCGCATGGGGGTAGATTGGGCAAGGTTAATGCCTGAGGAACCAACCGAAGAATTGAAGAGCTCA GTTAATTTTGCAGCACTTGAGCGGTATAGATGGATCATTCAAAGGGTTCGCGAATATGGAATGAAAGTAATGCTTACTCTGTTTCATCACTCACTTCCACCTTGGGCTGGAAAATATGGCGGGTGGAAGATGGAAAAAACTGTCACCTATTTCATGGATTTTGTGAG GCTTGTTGTTGATCGTGTATCCAATTTAGTGGACTACTGGGTGATTTTCAATGAACCTCACGTTTTTGTGATGCTAACTTATTGTGCCGGTGCTTGGCCTGGTGGAGACCCTAATGCAATTGAAGTAGCAACATCTACTCTGCCAACTGGTGTATACAATCAGGCTTTGCATTGGATGGCTATTGCACATTCTGAAGCCTATGACTACATACATTCGAAAAG CAAGAACGAAAGGAAGCCAATAGTTGGTGTTGCACACCATGTATCGTTTACAAGGCCATATGGGCTATTTGATGTTGCTGCTGTCGCGCTAGCTAACTCATTGACCCTTTTTCCTTACGTGGATAGCATATGTGATAAATTGGACTTCATTGGAATCAACTACTATGGACAG GAGGTTATATCAGGACCTGGTCTAAAGCTTGTGGATAATGATGAGTATAGTGAATCTGGTCGTGGGGTTTATCCTGATGGGCTGTTCCGCATCCTGATTCAATTCAATGAACGATATAAGAGATTAAATATACCTTTTGTCATTACTGAAAATGGAGTTTCTGATGAGACTGATCTGATACGGAAACCATATATACTGGAACACTTGTTAGCCACATACGCTGCCATCATTATG GGTGTCCGTGTACTTGGTTATTTGTTTTGGACAACATCAGATAATTGGGAATGGGCGGATGGCTATGGTCCCAAGTTTGGGCTTGTTGCTGTTGACCGTGCTAATAACCTAGCACGGAAACCTCGGCCTTCATACTTTTTATTCTCCAGG GTTGTTACAACTGGAAAAATTACAAGACAGGACAGAATGTCTGCTTGGAGGGAGCTGCAACAAGCTGCAGTTCAAAAGAAAACACGTCCATTTTTCAGGGCAGTGGATAAGCATGGTCGGATGTATGCAG GTGGTCTAGATCGGCCTATTCAGAGGCCCTTCATATTGCGGGATTGGAGATTTGGTCACTATAAAATGGAAGGCTTGCAGGATCCTTTGAGTTGCTTTATAAGATGCATTTTTGCACCATTTTCACGCCAAAAGAAGATTCACTACATAGAAGATGATGTTATTTCTTATTCTATTAACTGA